Proteins encoded within one genomic window of Rossellomorea vietnamensis:
- a CDS encoding nitric oxide synthase oxygenase, with product MFKELNKSEADIAIRLQHIENELAEQGTYTHTHEELVHGAKMAWRNSNRCIGRLFWNSLNVFDERQAASEEEVFQALERHLEYASNGGRIRPTITVFRPSHPDKPDIRLWNHQLIRYAGYEEEGRYTGDPHSIEFTQKCLELGWEGEGTDFDVLPLVVQIGDRPPEMREVEPRLALQVSLRHPEFDWFGDLGLKWYGVPIISDMELKIGGISYKAAPFNGWYMETEIGARNLADENRYNQIPKVASCMGLDTSRAATLWKDKALLELNIAVLHSFKEMGVSIVDHHTAAQQFRLFEENEKSADRDVTGDWTWLIPPVSPATTHIFHKEFDNTWHSTNYFYQDKPY from the coding sequence ATGTTTAAGGAACTGAATAAAAGCGAAGCGGACATAGCGATCCGCCTTCAACATATAGAAAATGAACTTGCTGAACAAGGAACGTATACCCATACTCACGAAGAACTGGTCCATGGTGCGAAGATGGCCTGGAGAAACAGCAATCGCTGCATCGGCCGCTTGTTCTGGAATTCACTGAATGTGTTTGACGAACGGCAGGCGGCCTCAGAGGAGGAAGTGTTCCAGGCCCTCGAGCGTCATTTGGAATATGCTTCGAACGGGGGGAGGATCCGTCCGACGATTACGGTATTCAGACCCTCACATCCGGACAAGCCTGACATCCGATTGTGGAACCATCAGCTGATCCGATATGCGGGCTATGAGGAAGAAGGCCGATATACCGGCGACCCCCATTCCATCGAATTCACTCAAAAATGCCTGGAACTTGGCTGGGAGGGGGAGGGAACAGACTTTGATGTCCTGCCCCTGGTCGTGCAGATTGGGGATCGGCCTCCGGAGATGAGGGAAGTTGAGCCGCGTCTTGCCCTTCAAGTATCTCTTCGTCACCCTGAATTTGATTGGTTCGGGGACCTTGGACTGAAATGGTACGGCGTCCCGATCATCTCGGACATGGAATTGAAGATCGGTGGGATCTCATACAAGGCGGCACCGTTCAACGGCTGGTATATGGAAACGGAGATCGGGGCGCGTAATCTTGCTGATGAGAACCGCTATAATCAGATTCCGAAAGTGGCAAGCTGTATGGGACTCGATACATCGAGAGCGGCCACATTGTGGAAGGATAAGGCGCTGCTCGAATTGAACATCGCTGTGCTTCATTCGTTTAAAGAAATGGGTGTAAGCATCGTGGACCATCATACGGCTGCCCAGCAGTTCCGCCTTTTTGAAGAAAATGAGAAGAGTGCCGATCGCGATGTAACCGGAGATTGGACGTGGCTGATCCCGCCCGTATCTCCTGCCACGACTCATATTTTTCATAAAGAGTTTGATAACACATGGCATTCGACCAATTACTTTTATCAAGATAAACCTTACTAA
- a CDS encoding GNAT family N-acetyltransferase, which yields MLIYQGFQQAKGSERNGNEQISPYNGCIPDKHYKELHKLIDKQGNSMNIQLRQATEEQIDTIMDVYIRCKHDLDEKGLLQWNDHYPSREYFEEELGDGNLYVLMVDDELAGSATLNEWQSPEWSDIPWKLGNEWVIHALFLDPLQQGNGLGTVFMKKCEELAGEKGYESIRLDAYSRNTGANALYEKIGYEYRGSVYFTSKPEGHQEYRCYEKEVTL from the coding sequence GTGCTTATTTATCAGGGATTTCAGCAGGCAAAAGGGTCCGAGAGAAACGGTAATGAACAGATCAGTCCGTATAACGGCTGTATTCCTGACAAACACTACAAAGAGTTACATAAACTAATTGATAAGCAGGGGAATAGCATGAATATACAATTAAGACAGGCAACGGAAGAACAGATTGACACCATCATGGACGTGTATATCAGGTGTAAACATGATCTGGACGAAAAAGGGTTGCTGCAGTGGAATGACCATTACCCAAGCAGGGAATATTTCGAGGAAGAATTGGGTGACGGGAACCTTTATGTATTGATGGTGGACGATGAACTCGCAGGGTCCGCGACTCTCAACGAGTGGCAGTCACCTGAATGGTCGGACATCCCATGGAAACTTGGAAACGAATGGGTGATCCACGCGTTGTTTCTCGACCCCCTTCAGCAAGGGAACGGATTGGGGACAGTATTCATGAAAAAATGTGAGGAACTGGCTGGGGAAAAAGGGTATGAAAGTATCCGGCTGGATGCTTACTCCAGAAACACAGGGGCAAACGCCCTCTATGAAAAGATCGGTTATGAATACCGGGGCTCGGTTTATTTCACCTCGAAGCCAGAGGGGCATCAGGAGTATCGATGCTATGAAAAAGAGGTCACCCTCTAA